The Xiphias gladius isolate SHS-SW01 ecotype Sanya breed wild chromosome 9, ASM1685928v1, whole genome shotgun sequence genome window below encodes:
- the ccr10 gene encoding C-C chemokine receptor type 10, producing the protein MRQKKDCDVLNTSNSTAMGTSSYYTELGFDCLNTTPCSVTNSTDYDSSSDWCEAGEQELTIKMFQTCVFCLIFLLGVVGNCLVIATFALYRRLRLRSVTDVFLFHLALADLLLLHTLPLQAVDTHRGWIFSVALCQAMRACYAINTYSGLLLLACISVDRYMVVARAQEMLRMRSQILRVGKLVAIGVWVVALLLSLPEILFSGVSGDGKDAYCGMIKSGRVKLATNGTIIAVFCLSFFIMVMCYSMIAQLLCEGSAHRRGMRWRRQRTLKLMVALVLVFLVFQLPYTVVLSRKMAGHFCGLLLEYITCTLAYTRCCLNPILYALVGVRFRKDVQRLIRDSGCPPRLRLGQETASPSSIFPLSPPLTVVSACSPTYSGRN; encoded by the exons ATG AGACAGAAGAAGGATTGTGACGTGCTTAACACCTCAAACAGCACAG cAATGGGTACAAGTAGCTACTATACCGAGTTGGGCTTTGACTGTTTGAACACCACGCCCTGCAGTGTTACTAACAGCACAGATTATGACTCATCCTCTGATTGGTGTGAGGCTGGTGAGCAGGAACTCACTATCAAAATGTTCCAGACCTGTGTTTTCTGCCTCATCTTCCTGCTGGGTGTGGTGGGAAACTGCCTGGTGATCGCTACCTTTGCCCTCTACCGTCGCCTCCGGCTTCGCTCCGTGACCGACGTCTTCCTGTTCCACCTGGCACTGGCCgacctcctcctgctccacaCGCTCCCATTACAGGCCGTTGATACTCACCGGGGTTGGATCTTCTCTGTTGCCCTGTGCCAAGCCATGCGTGCCTGCTACGCTATCAACACCTATAgcgggctgctgctgctggcctgCATCAGCGTCGACCGCTACATGGTGGTGGCACGGGCCCAGGAGATGCTCAGGATGCGCAGTCAGATTTTAAGAGTTGGGAAGCTAGTTGCCATAGGTGTGTGGGTTGTTGCCTTGCTCCTCAGTCTGCCTGAAATCCTCTTCTCAGGGGTGTCAGGGGATGGCAAGGATGCATACTGTGGCATGATAAAGAGTGGCAGAGTGAAATTGGCCACCAATGGAACCATCATTGCTGTCTTCTGCCTGTCCTTCTTCATTATGGTGATGTGCTACTCAATGATCGCTCAGTTATTGTGTGAAGGGAGCGCACATCGGCGAGGGATGCGGTGGCGTCGGCAGCGTACCTTGAAGCTGATGGTGGCCCTGGTGCTGGTGTTTCTGGTGTTCCAGCTGCCGTACACTGTGGTGCTGTCTCGCAAAATGGCGGGTCATTTCTGCGGTCTTCTGTTGGAGTACATCACCTGCACTTTGGCGTACACCCGCTGTTGCCTCAACCCTATCCTGTATGCCCTGGTGGGTGTGCGCTTCCGTAAGGACGTGCAGAGGCTCATCCGTGATTCAGGCTGCCCACCTAGGCTCCGCCTGGGGCAAGAGACAGCGAGCCCCTCCAGCATCTTCCCCTTGTCACCTCCTCTCACTGTGGTCTCAGCTTGCTCTCCAACATACTCCGGACGCAATTAA